A genomic window from Nocardioides jiangxiensis includes:
- a CDS encoding sigma-70 family RNA polymerase sigma factor, which yields MHLSSISANTAVNNPHSPLSRLERRQRTRALLALAHSTSSEQERREALDEVVRINMPVARTLAAPYGGRGIPLDDLEQVAYMALIRAARGYHPDRSGDFLAYAVPTIRGEVKKHFRDHGWTVRPPRRIQELQAEVIRTRSELEQETGHEPDLAEIAEAIGEDEAEVAEAMAADGCFSPSSLDQPVRSSGTPLGELMASEEDGFDAAEARAMLADAIRTLGPRDRKILRMRFFDGLTQKEIGREIGVTQMQVSRLLTRILADLRSALHVDLPAAS from the coding sequence CAACAACCCGCACAGCCCCCTCAGCCGCCTGGAGCGGCGTCAGCGCACACGGGCTCTCCTCGCCCTCGCGCACAGCACCTCGTCCGAGCAGGAGCGCCGTGAGGCCCTCGACGAGGTCGTCCGGATCAACATGCCGGTCGCCCGCACCCTCGCCGCGCCGTACGGCGGTCGCGGCATCCCGCTCGACGACCTCGAGCAGGTGGCGTACATGGCCCTCATCCGGGCCGCACGCGGCTATCACCCGGACCGGTCCGGTGACTTCCTCGCGTACGCCGTGCCGACCATCCGTGGCGAGGTGAAGAAGCACTTCCGCGACCACGGCTGGACCGTCAGGCCGCCGCGGAGGATCCAGGAGCTGCAGGCGGAGGTCATCCGCACGCGATCGGAGCTCGAGCAGGAGACCGGCCACGAGCCCGACCTGGCCGAGATCGCCGAGGCGATCGGCGAGGACGAGGCCGAGGTCGCCGAGGCGATGGCAGCCGACGGGTGCTTCTCGCCGAGCTCGCTGGACCAGCCGGTCCGCTCGTCGGGCACCCCGCTCGGGGAGCTCATGGCCAGCGAGGAAGACGGCTTCGACGCCGCGGAGGCCCGCGCCATGCTGGCCGACGCGATCCGCACCCTCGGGCCGCGTGACCGGAAGATCCTGCGGATGCGCTTCTTCGACGGGCTCACGCAGAAGGAGATCGGTCGCGAGATCGGTGTCACGCAGATGCAGGTCTCGCGCCTGCTGACCCGGATCCTGGCGGACCTCCGCTCGGCCCTCCATGTCGACCTCCCGGCGGCGAGCTGA
- a CDS encoding SDR family oxidoreductase, with the protein MTTPVQIPAQRQEPPGHQGWMEPVPDCGEETYRGSGRLAGKKALITGADSGIGRAVAIAYAREGADVAIAYLNEDADAEATAALVEEAGQRSLLLPGDLAEPGLAAELVQRTVDELGGLDVLVCNAAYQMAHESIAEVSDEEWDRTFDVNIGAMFRLVKAALPHLREGSAIIGSSSVNSDAPNPTLAPYAATKAAIANFCASLAQELGPRGIRVNSVAPGPVWTPLIPSSFPEEKVEGFGSDTPLGRAAQPAELAPAYVLLASDEASYMSGARVAVTGGRPIL; encoded by the coding sequence ATGACGACACCTGTCCAGATCCCGGCCCAGCGGCAGGAGCCGCCGGGCCACCAGGGCTGGATGGAGCCGGTCCCGGACTGCGGTGAGGAGACCTACCGCGGTTCGGGCCGGCTCGCCGGCAAGAAGGCCCTGATCACCGGGGCCGACAGCGGCATCGGACGCGCGGTGGCCATCGCCTACGCCCGCGAGGGCGCCGACGTGGCGATCGCCTACCTGAACGAGGATGCCGACGCGGAGGCGACGGCCGCGCTCGTGGAGGAGGCCGGGCAGCGTTCCCTCCTGCTGCCCGGCGACCTCGCCGAACCAGGCCTGGCGGCCGAGCTGGTGCAGCGCACCGTCGACGAGCTCGGGGGACTCGACGTCCTGGTCTGCAACGCGGCGTACCAGATGGCCCACGAGTCCATCGCCGAGGTCAGCGACGAGGAGTGGGACCGCACGTTCGACGTGAACATCGGCGCCATGTTCCGCCTCGTGAAGGCTGCACTCCCCCACCTGCGCGAGGGCAGCGCGATCATCGGCAGCTCCTCGGTCAACTCCGACGCCCCCAACCCGACGCTGGCTCCGTACGCCGCGACCAAGGCCGCGATCGCCAACTTCTGCGCCTCCCTGGCGCAGGAGCTCGGACCGCGCGGCATCCGGGTCAACAGCGTGGCCCCGGGCCCGGTCTGGACGCCGCTGATCCCGTCGTCCTTCCCGGAGGAGAAGGTCGAGGGCTTCGGCTCCGACACACCGCTCGGCAGGGCCGCCCAGCCGGCCGAGCTCGCGCCGGCGTACGTCCTGCTGGCCTCCGACGAAGCCAGCTACATGTCCGGCGCTCGGGTGGCGGTGACCGGGGGACGTCCGATCCTGTGA
- a CDS encoding VIT1/CCC1 transporter family protein, with protein sequence MANDTTPPPPLAHPDEPHAASTASRLNWLRAGVLGANDGLVSTAGLVIGVAAATPEPTAILTAGIAGLAAGAVSMALGEYVSVSTQRDTELALIAKEKHELKHEPEEEFLELVGLLEQRGLSPETSQKVAHELTEADPLRAHLALELGIDQEDLTNPWHAAISSAISFSLGALIPILASLIGWHRLPCIVVAVALGLVATGYISAHLGDARRGRAMTRVLVGGLMAMAITYVVGRAVGASGI encoded by the coding sequence ATGGCGAATGACACGACTCCTCCCCCGCCGCTGGCGCACCCGGACGAGCCGCACGCGGCCTCGACGGCGAGCCGGCTCAACTGGCTGCGCGCAGGCGTCCTGGGCGCCAACGACGGCCTCGTCTCCACGGCCGGCCTGGTGATCGGCGTCGCCGCCGCGACACCGGAGCCCACCGCGATCCTGACGGCGGGCATCGCCGGCCTCGCCGCAGGCGCTGTCTCCATGGCCCTGGGCGAGTACGTCTCCGTGAGCACACAGCGCGACACCGAGCTCGCGCTGATCGCCAAGGAGAAGCACGAGCTGAAGCACGAGCCCGAGGAGGAGTTCCTCGAGCTGGTCGGTCTTCTCGAGCAGCGCGGCCTCTCCCCCGAGACGTCGCAGAAGGTGGCGCACGAGCTCACCGAGGCAGATCCGTTGCGCGCACACCTGGCGCTGGAGCTCGGCATCGACCAGGAAGACCTGACCAACCCCTGGCACGCGGCGATCTCGTCGGCGATCTCGTTCAGCCTCGGCGCCCTCATCCCGATCCTGGCGTCGCTGATCGGGTGGCACCGCCTGCCGTGCATCGTGGTCGCGGTCGCCCTCGGCCTGGTCGCCACCGGCTACATCTCCGCTCACCTCGGCGACGCGCGGCGCGGTCGCGCCATGACGCGGGTCCTGGTCGGCGGCCTGATGGCGATGGCGATCACCTACGTCGTCGGTCGTGCCGTCGGCGCCAGCGGGATCTGA
- a CDS encoding aminotransferase class IV → MQATANGVFTTVLVRDGEPHHLGLHLRRIDQSARIAGLPAPDWRTVDARVTAALVEAGATVRPSSRMRIRWDGDTLTVTAAPFAGHDATTSALRADEARDPTAPAAGAKTEALGDQGRRLLAWAHERGAGEALLATTGGFLAEGATSNVFYVIGGELRTPTASTGLLDGIARRLVLAATGGREVDAPYDVLRDADEVFLTSSLRGVQPVTSVDGREIGGPGPTTRAAQRAWQALPVGD, encoded by the coding sequence ATGCAGGCAACGGCGAACGGCGTCTTCACGACCGTGCTGGTCCGCGACGGCGAGCCCCACCACCTCGGCCTGCACCTTCGCCGGATCGACCAGAGCGCCCGGATCGCCGGCCTGCCCGCGCCCGACTGGCGCACCGTCGACGCGCGCGTCACGGCCGCCCTCGTGGAGGCCGGGGCGACCGTCAGACCCTCCTCGCGGATGCGGATCCGCTGGGACGGCGACACGCTGACCGTCACCGCTGCGCCGTTCGCGGGACACGACGCGACGACCAGTGCGCTCCGTGCCGACGAGGCCCGCGATCCGACCGCACCCGCAGCCGGGGCGAAGACCGAGGCGCTGGGCGACCAGGGCCGCCGCCTCCTGGCATGGGCACACGAGCGGGGGGCGGGTGAGGCCCTCCTGGCCACCACCGGCGGCTTTCTCGCCGAAGGGGCCACGAGCAATGTCTTCTACGTGATCGGGGGCGAGCTGCGGACGCCGACGGCCTCGACCGGCCTCCTGGACGGCATCGCGAGGCGCCTCGTCCTCGCGGCGACCGGCGGACGCGAGGTCGACGCGCCGTACGACGTGCTGCGGGACGCGGACGAGGTCTTCCTGACCAGCAGCCTGCGCGGCGTACAGCCCGTGACGAGCGTCGATGGCCGGGAGATCGGTGGTCCCGGGCCGACGACGCGTGCCGCACAGCGTGCGTGGCAGGCGTTGCCGGTCGGCGACTGA
- a CDS encoding SsgA family sporulation/cell division regulator → MQFDEIRTTTVTESVTLDCVDGAGQAMTLPGELGYTSTDPYAVTMTFRTVGGDVVWTFARDLMVRGLTTPAGDGDVHVWPCLDADGQAVVIIELHSPDGELLVQVATKDIYRFVNRTLAAVPLGTEGEHLDLDMLIGQLMAA, encoded by the coding sequence ATGCAGTTCGACGAGATCAGGACGACGACGGTCACCGAGTCCGTCACCCTCGACTGTGTCGATGGCGCGGGTCAGGCGATGACCCTCCCCGGCGAGCTCGGGTACACCTCCACCGACCCCTACGCGGTCACGATGACGTTCCGCACGGTGGGCGGGGACGTGGTCTGGACCTTCGCCCGTGACCTCATGGTCCGCGGCCTCACCACGCCTGCAGGCGATGGAGATGTCCACGTGTGGCCGTGCCTCGACGCCGACGGCCAGGCCGTCGTGATCATCGAGCTCCACTCGCCCGACGGCGAGCTGCTCGTCCAGGTCGCGACCAAGGACATCTACCGCTTCGTCAACCGCACGCTCGCTGCCGTGCCTCTCGGCACCGAGGGCGAGCACCTCGATCTGGACATGCTGATCGGCCAGCTCATGGCTGCCTGA
- a CDS encoding PGPGW domain-containing protein, with translation MAEVHWLRRLHERLHAHPVSGAITKLVVTVAGLLVLTAGLVMMVTPGPGIVGILAGLGLLALEWEWARRWLSTARHKAAVAAERARTMDPAVRRRRALLLGLALALACVAAAALVWRFGWPGFGSLNPLR, from the coding sequence ATGGCGGAGGTGCACTGGCTCAGGCGGCTGCACGAGCGCCTGCACGCACACCCGGTCAGTGGAGCGATCACGAAGCTCGTCGTCACGGTCGCCGGCCTCCTCGTGCTGACCGCCGGGCTGGTGATGATGGTGACGCCCGGGCCCGGCATCGTCGGGATCCTCGCGGGCCTCGGGCTCCTTGCACTGGAGTGGGAGTGGGCCCGCCGCTGGCTCAGCACCGCGCGGCACAAGGCCGCCGTCGCGGCTGAGCGGGCGCGCACCATGGACCCCGCCGTACGCCGACGACGTGCGCTGCTGCTCGGCCTCGCCCTGGCGCTCGCATGCGTGGCCGCGGCAGCCCTCGTCTGGCGGTTCGGCTGGCCCGGTTTCGGCTCACTGAACCCTTTGCGCTAG
- a CDS encoding FUSC family protein, producing MTVPGPVQAAFVVQRLEGTRWVALRAAVSTGAPLLLLWASGHLEWSLYATFGAFASVYGRGESHRTRLTMQTTVGLLLTAAVSLGAAVGCLDSRAWVAVAASAGVAAVGAVLSDLQQWHPPGPMFFVFAVASTGSIPAVPSDVLTSAVAAAAAAAFAVAVGAVGAVRSGWGVARPRPGRALDRALRRHVARSVVAVVLAGTIATSVGIGRPYWAMIAAVVPLAARELDAQLTRALQRAAGTTLGLVLAALLLELHLGGLVTILVVTVLLAATEVLVGRNYALALVTITPLALLMVHLASPTPTGVLLWDRWIETIIGVVIGAGVGYLTRVHVTR from the coding sequence GTGACCGTGCCGGGCCCGGTGCAGGCGGCGTTCGTCGTGCAGCGTCTCGAGGGCACCCGCTGGGTGGCGCTGCGTGCCGCCGTGTCGACGGGTGCTCCCCTGCTGCTGCTCTGGGCCTCCGGCCACCTCGAGTGGTCGCTCTATGCCACCTTCGGCGCCTTCGCCTCGGTCTACGGGCGCGGCGAGTCGCACCGCACCCGCCTCACCATGCAGACCACCGTCGGCCTGCTGCTCACCGCTGCGGTCAGCCTCGGAGCAGCCGTGGGCTGCCTCGACAGCCGGGCATGGGTTGCGGTCGCGGCCTCGGCTGGGGTGGCAGCCGTGGGGGCCGTGCTGTCCGACCTGCAGCAGTGGCACCCGCCAGGTCCGATGTTCTTCGTCTTCGCCGTCGCGTCGACGGGTTCCATCCCGGCAGTCCCGTCCGACGTGCTCACTTCCGCCGTCGCCGCTGCCGCTGCCGCCGCGTTCGCCGTCGCCGTGGGCGCCGTGGGTGCCGTCCGCAGCGGATGGGGCGTCGCCCGACCGCGACCCGGGCGGGCGCTCGACCGGGCCCTGCGGCGCCATGTCGCCCGCAGCGTGGTCGCCGTGGTCCTCGCAGGGACGATCGCCACCTCCGTCGGGATCGGGCGCCCCTACTGGGCGATGATCGCCGCGGTCGTGCCGCTGGCGGCACGGGAGCTCGACGCCCAGCTGACGCGAGCACTGCAGAGGGCGGCGGGCACGACGCTTGGCCTCGTGCTCGCCGCCCTCCTGCTCGAGCTGCACCTCGGCGGTCTGGTGACGATCCTCGTCGTCACCGTGCTGCTCGCCGCGACCGAGGTCCTGGTCGGCCGCAACTACGCGCTGGCGCTGGTCACCATCACGCCGCTGGCGCTGCTCATGGTCCACCTCGCCAGTCCGACGCCGACCGGCGTCCTGCTGTGGGACCGCTGGATCGAGACGATCATCGGTGTGGTCATCGGCGCCGGCGTCGGCTACCTGACGCGCGTCCACGTCACTCGGTGA
- a CDS encoding CsbD family protein, producing MGFEDKAANKFEEMSGAAKEKVGDATDNEDLEAEGTVEKAKANLKQAGEKLKDAFTE from the coding sequence ATGGGGTTCGAGGACAAGGCAGCCAACAAGTTCGAGGAGATGTCGGGCGCGGCCAAGGAGAAGGTCGGCGACGCGACGGACAACGAGGACCTCGAGGCCGAGGGGACCGTCGAGAAGGCGAAGGCGAACCTCAAGCAGGCCGGCGAGAAGCTGAAGGACGCCTTCACCGAGTGA
- a CDS encoding DUF389 domain-containing protein: MLHLRAVVPAASSAAVVELLRADPAVTGLTVVRGAALLPAGDLVEADLPREGANAVVEALRALGVHRDGTVQLQPVATWASRDGFDAERRTPGSSADAVVWADVVQRGYDDSELNWIFLTFMSLATLLASIAIVLDSQILVIGAMVLGPEFGAVAALGVALVRRRGTLLATATRALALGFLVAIAVSAALALVGRALGWVTVEQVTAARPATAFVYSPDRWSFVVAVIAGAAGVLSVTSSRVGGLSGVFISVTTIPAAGNIALGLAFWQTDEIVGSALQLAVNLTGMALAGWLTLAVQERVWSRVAVRRVPRLEDRRRSDVYGA, encoded by the coding sequence GTGCTGCACCTGCGCGCCGTCGTACCGGCCGCGTCGTCCGCCGCCGTGGTCGAGCTCCTGCGGGCCGACCCTGCGGTGACGGGACTGACGGTGGTCCGCGGAGCGGCGCTGCTGCCCGCGGGTGACCTGGTCGAGGCCGACCTGCCCCGCGAGGGCGCCAACGCCGTGGTCGAGGCGCTGCGCGCCCTCGGCGTGCACCGCGACGGCACCGTGCAGCTCCAGCCGGTGGCGACCTGGGCCTCGCGCGACGGGTTCGACGCGGAGCGGCGCACGCCCGGCAGCAGCGCGGACGCCGTGGTCTGGGCCGACGTCGTGCAGCGCGGGTACGACGACAGCGAGCTGAACTGGATCTTCCTGACGTTCATGAGCCTGGCGACGTTGCTGGCGAGCATCGCGATCGTCCTGGACTCGCAGATCCTCGTGATCGGAGCCATGGTCCTCGGCCCGGAGTTCGGGGCCGTCGCAGCGCTCGGCGTTGCGCTGGTGCGGCGCCGCGGCACCCTGCTCGCGACGGCCACCCGTGCCCTCGCGCTGGGCTTCCTGGTCGCGATCGCGGTGAGTGCCGCCCTCGCGCTCGTGGGCCGGGCCCTGGGCTGGGTGACGGTCGAGCAGGTCACGGCGGCGCGCCCGGCGACGGCGTTCGTCTACTCACCCGACCGGTGGTCTTTCGTGGTGGCGGTGATCGCCGGTGCGGCGGGAGTGCTCTCGGTGACCTCATCCCGGGTCGGTGGACTGTCGGGTGTCTTCATCTCGGTGACCACGATCCCGGCCGCGGGCAACATCGCTCTCGGCCTGGCGTTCTGGCAGACCGACGAGATCGTCGGAAGTGCCCTCCAGCTGGCGGTGAACCTGACCGGCATGGCGCTCGCCGGGTGGCTCACGCTCGCCGTCCAGGAGCGGGTCTGGAGTCGTGTTGCCGTGCGCCGTGTCCCTCGGCTGGAAGATCGGCGCCGGTCCGACGTGTACGGCGCCTGA
- a CDS encoding YihY/virulence factor BrkB family protein, protein MTSDELLELLRRVVRRVGHGLWRLITATVASCLRWRVTGLAAEAAFFAVLSVPPLIFALTGAIGFFVKEFTAAQMLEIRTDVIDLASQAMTESTVNAVIAPTFDIVMKGGRLDVISIGFVLALWSGSRALNVFVDTITIMHGLGGSRGIIRTRMLSFGLYILGLLTGMVTIPLVVAGPSLVRRWIPERLDFLESLYWPTVLLLCVCFLTTLYHVSVPSRSAWRYHLPGAFFTIVCWIGGSWLLRTVLTATAGESTSVYGPLSAPITVLIWLYIVSIAVLIGAAVNASVDVVWPHLTNRSVPD, encoded by the coding sequence ATGACGTCGGACGAGCTGCTCGAGCTGCTCCGCCGCGTCGTACGCCGGGTCGGGCACGGCCTCTGGCGGCTGATCACCGCGACGGTCGCGTCGTGCCTGCGGTGGCGTGTGACGGGCCTCGCTGCGGAGGCGGCGTTCTTCGCGGTGCTCTCCGTCCCTCCGTTGATCTTCGCGCTGACCGGCGCCATCGGCTTCTTCGTGAAGGAGTTCACGGCGGCCCAGATGCTGGAGATCCGCACGGACGTGATCGACCTGGCCAGTCAGGCGATGACCGAGAGCACGGTCAACGCGGTGATCGCCCCGACGTTCGACATCGTCATGAAGGGCGGCCGCCTCGACGTCATCTCGATCGGCTTCGTGCTGGCCCTGTGGTCGGGCTCGCGAGCGCTCAACGTCTTCGTCGACACCATCACGATCATGCACGGCCTGGGCGGGTCGCGGGGAATCATCCGGACCCGGATGCTCTCCTTCGGGCTCTACATCCTCGGCCTGCTCACCGGCATGGTCACGATCCCGCTCGTCGTCGCCGGCCCGTCGCTCGTGCGCCGGTGGATCCCCGAGCGTCTCGACTTCCTCGAGAGCCTCTACTGGCCGACGGTCCTGCTGCTCTGCGTCTGCTTCCTGACCACGCTCTACCACGTGAGCGTGCCGTCCCGGTCGGCCTGGCGCTACCACCTGCCGGGAGCGTTCTTCACGATCGTCTGCTGGATCGGTGGCTCGTGGCTGCTGCGGACCGTCCTCACCGCCACGGCGGGTGAGTCGACCAGCGTCTACGGCCCGCTGTCCGCGCCGATCACGGTCCTGATCTGGCTCTACATCGTCTCGATCGCCGTGCTCATCGGCGCCGCGGTCAACGCCTCCGTCGACGTCGTGTGGCCACACCTGACGAACAGGTCCGTGCCAGACTGA
- a CDS encoding cation:dicarboxylate symporter family transporter yields the protein MSDSTGQATNRRKDRTHYLYLAVIGAVALGIAVGILAPDAAVQLKPLGQAFVALIKMMIQPVIFCTIVLGVGSVRSAAKVGRVGGLALGYFMVMSTVALGIGLVVGNLLHPGSGLHITSATAEAGSGLAEGAHATTADFLLGIIPTSLLGGLTSGEVLQTLLVALLVGFALQAMGTAGEPVLRGVGHVQRLVFRVLSMIMWAAPVGAFGAMAAVIGETGVDALKSLAVLMVGFYITCALFVFVVLGTILRVAAGVNLFSLLRYLGREFLLILSTSSSESALPRLIAKMEHAGIDRPTVGVVVPTGYSFNLDGTAIYLTMASLFIASAMGDPLSIGEQVSLLLFMMVASKGAAGVTGAGMATLAGGLSSHRPELLDGVGLIVGIDRFMSEARALTNFAGNAVATVLVAGWTGGIDRGQLDRALSGADPFDESSMVDDGHGEVVAPVSVPAPREHATA from the coding sequence ATGAGCGACAGCACCGGTCAGGCGACCAACCGCCGCAAGGACCGCACCCACTACCTCTACCTCGCCGTGATCGGCGCGGTCGCCCTCGGCATCGCCGTGGGCATCCTCGCGCCGGACGCCGCCGTGCAGCTCAAGCCGCTCGGCCAGGCCTTCGTCGCGCTGATCAAGATGATGATCCAGCCGGTCATCTTCTGCACGATCGTCCTCGGCGTCGGCTCGGTGCGCAGCGCGGCCAAGGTCGGCCGCGTCGGCGGGCTCGCGCTCGGCTACTTCATGGTGATGTCGACCGTCGCCCTGGGCATCGGCCTGGTGGTCGGCAACCTGCTCCACCCGGGCAGCGGCCTGCACATCACCTCCGCGACCGCGGAGGCCGGCAGCGGGCTGGCCGAGGGCGCGCACGCCACCACCGCCGACTTCCTCCTCGGCATCATCCCGACCTCGCTCCTCGGTGGCCTCACCTCCGGAGAGGTGCTGCAGACGCTCCTGGTCGCCCTGCTCGTGGGCTTCGCGCTCCAGGCGATGGGCACCGCGGGGGAGCCGGTGCTGCGTGGCGTCGGCCACGTCCAGCGACTCGTCTTCCGCGTCCTGTCGATGATCATGTGGGCGGCGCCGGTCGGCGCGTTCGGCGCCATGGCCGCCGTCATCGGGGAGACCGGCGTCGACGCGCTGAAGAGCCTCGCCGTCCTGATGGTCGGCTTCTACATCACCTGCGCGCTCTTCGTGTTCGTCGTCCTCGGCACCATCCTGCGGGTCGCCGCCGGCGTGAACCTCTTCAGCCTGCTGCGCTACCTGGGCCGTGAGTTCCTGCTGATCCTGTCGACGTCGTCGTCGGAGTCTGCCCTGCCGCGCCTGATCGCCAAGATGGAGCACGCAGGCATCGACCGGCCCACCGTCGGCGTGGTCGTCCCGACCGGTTACTCCTTCAACCTCGACGGCACCGCCATCTACCTGACGATGGCCTCGCTCTTCATCGCCTCCGCGATGGGCGACCCGCTCTCGATCGGCGAGCAGGTCTCGCTGCTGCTCTTCATGATGGTCGCCTCCAAGGGCGCGGCCGGCGTGACGGGTGCCGGCATGGCGACCCTCGCCGGCGGCCTGTCGTCGCACCGTCCGGAGCTGCTCGACGGCGTCGGACTGATCGTCGGCATCGACCGCTTCATGTCGGAGGCGCGTGCGCTGACGAACTTCGCCGGCAACGCCGTCGCCACGGTGCTCGTCGCAGGCTGGACCGGTGGCATCGACCGGGGACAGCTGGACCGCGCACTCTCGGGCGCCGATCCGTTCGACGAGTCGAGCATGGTCGACGACGGACACGGCGAGGTCGTGGCACCGGTCAGCGTCCCGGCGCCGCGGGAGCACGCCACCGCCTGA
- a CDS encoding sensor histidine kinase, translated as MARPRRDSSVARQILLLQLLLVTALVAAALGLAAYDARGDVRAQARQDALAVALTVADSPAVLAALRSPDPSQALQPYAEEVRRDTATDFVVVMGLDRTRYTHPDPAQIGRKFVGDLGTAPEGTPFTQQYKGTLGPSVRAVVPVMDGDRVVALVSCGITLDRIHHQLVGALLPLGIAGAVVLLAGAGGAFLVNRRLRRQTHGMGADEITRMYEYYDAVLHAVREGLVLVDTHDRVQLVNDEARRLLGLPDEVAGRSIHELGLPPGLSTAAVDDSAAADDIYVTDRNVLVVSSSPAVWRGRTVGSVVSLRDRTELQDVAGELDLVRGLTDSLRAQNHEAANRLHAVVSLIEMGQPEEAVDFAIGELQVAQLLTDRMTASIEEPVLAALLLGKSAEAAERGVALEVEGRLVVADLPLTPRELLTLVGNLVDNALDAAAGSDVRRVRVAFEHTADRLEVVVDDSGPGVSAADADRILERGWSSKAASGRGVGLALVAQLVRRHGGSVSVESAPLGGARFRVTFPLEQP; from the coding sequence ATGGCCCGTCCCCGGCGCGACAGCTCCGTCGCGCGGCAGATCCTGCTGCTCCAGCTGCTCCTGGTGACGGCGCTCGTTGCCGCGGCGCTCGGCCTGGCGGCGTACGACGCACGGGGCGACGTCCGCGCGCAGGCCCGCCAGGACGCGCTGGCCGTGGCCCTGACCGTGGCCGACTCCCCCGCGGTGCTCGCCGCGCTGCGCTCCCCCGACCCCTCGCAGGCACTGCAGCCCTACGCCGAGGAGGTCCGGCGCGACACCGCCACCGACTTCGTCGTCGTCATGGGCCTCGACCGGACCCGCTACACGCACCCCGACCCGGCACAGATCGGCAGGAAGTTCGTCGGCGACCTCGGCACGGCACCGGAGGGCACGCCGTTCACGCAGCAGTACAAGGGCACCCTGGGCCCCTCCGTGCGCGCCGTCGTCCCGGTGATGGACGGCGACCGGGTCGTCGCCCTCGTGTCGTGTGGCATCACGCTCGACCGGATCCACCACCAGCTGGTGGGCGCGCTGTTGCCGCTGGGCATCGCGGGAGCGGTGGTGCTCCTGGCCGGCGCAGGCGGCGCCTTCCTCGTCAACCGGCGCCTGCGTCGCCAGACGCACGGGATGGGGGCCGACGAGATCACGCGCATGTACGAGTACTACGACGCGGTGCTCCATGCGGTGCGCGAGGGCCTCGTGCTCGTCGACACCCACGACCGGGTGCAGCTGGTGAACGACGAGGCTCGCCGTCTCCTGGGCCTCCCCGACGAGGTCGCGGGCAGGTCCATCCACGAGCTCGGCCTGCCGCCCGGCCTGAGCACGGCAGCGGTCGACGACAGCGCCGCCGCCGACGACATCTACGTCACCGACCGCAACGTGCTCGTCGTCAGCTCCTCGCCCGCCGTCTGGCGCGGTCGCACCGTCGGCTCCGTCGTCTCGCTGCGCGACCGCACGGAGCTGCAGGACGTGGCCGGCGAGCTCGACCTGGTCCGCGGCCTGACCGACTCGCTCCGGGCCCAGAACCACGAGGCGGCCAACCGCCTGCACGCCGTGGTCTCCCTGATCGAGATGGGCCAGCCGGAGGAGGCCGTCGACTTCGCCATCGGAGAGCTCCAGGTGGCGCAGCTGCTCACGGACCGGATGACCGCCTCCATCGAGGAGCCGGTCCTCGCCGCCCTGCTGCTCGGCAAGAGCGCGGAGGCGGCCGAACGCGGCGTCGCCCTCGAGGTCGAGGGGCGGCTGGTCGTCGCCGACCTGCCCCTGACCCCGCGGGAGCTGCTGACCCTCGTCGGCAACCTCGTCGACAACGCCCTCGACGCGGCGGCGGGCTCCGACGTACGCCGGGTGCGCGTCGCCTTCGAGCACACGGCGGACCGGCTCGAGGTCGTCGTCGACGACAGCGGCCCGGGCGTGTCCGCTGCGGATGCCGACCGGATCCTCGAGCGCGGCTGGTCCAGCAAGGCCGCCTCGGGTCGTGGCGTCGGGCTGGCCCTCGTGGCCCAGCTCGTCCGTCGCCACGGCGGGTCCGTCAGCGTGGAGTCGGCGCCGCTCGGGGGCGCGCGGTTCCGCGTGACCTTCCCCCTGGAGCAGCCATGA
- a CDS encoding response regulator translates to MSIRVLVVEDEEIAARAHAAYTDRVAGFETAGVARSAGEALRLLSADPGIQLVLLDMHLPDGHGLGLVQRLRAAGHLCDVIAVTSARDADVVRAAVAQGVVQYLLKPFTFATFRDKLEQYAAYRAQLTSTGGQVAQHDVDAMFGALRARGASAPLPKGMSAESLREVSDALRSAGQAMSASEVAAEIGASRVTARRYLEHLADTGSVERTPRYGGAGRPEVAYRWR, encoded by the coding sequence ATGAGCATCCGCGTGCTCGTCGTCGAGGACGAGGAGATCGCAGCCCGCGCCCACGCGGCGTACACCGACCGGGTCGCGGGCTTCGAGACGGCAGGCGTCGCACGCTCGGCGGGCGAGGCGCTCCGGCTCCTGTCCGCTGACCCCGGCATCCAGCTGGTCCTGCTCGACATGCACCTGCCGGACGGCCACGGGCTCGGCCTCGTCCAGCGGCTCCGCGCCGCCGGCCACCTCTGCGACGTCATCGCGGTGACCTCGGCTCGTGACGCCGACGTGGTGCGGGCGGCGGTCGCCCAGGGCGTCGTGCAGTACCTGCTGAAGCCCTTCACGTTCGCGACCTTCCGCGACAAGCTCGAGCAGTACGCCGCCTACCGCGCGCAGCTCACCTCCACCGGAGGCCAGGTCGCCCAGCACGACGTCGACGCGATGTTCGGTGCGCTCCGGGCACGCGGTGCCAGTGCACCCCTGCCCAAGGGCATGTCGGCCGAGTCGCTCCGGGAGGTGTCCGATGCCCTCCGCTCGGCAGGCCAGGCGATGTCTGCCTCGGAGGTGGCGGCCGAGATCGGCGCCTCACGGGTGACCGCGCGGCGCTACCTCGAGCACCTCGCCGACACGGGCTCCGTCGAGCGCACGCCACGCTATGGCGGCGCGGGCCGCCCCGAGGTGGCCTACCGCTGGCGCTGA